Proteins encoded together in one Bos indicus isolate NIAB-ARS_2022 breed Sahiwal x Tharparkar chromosome 3, NIAB-ARS_B.indTharparkar_mat_pri_1.0, whole genome shotgun sequence window:
- the TADA1 gene encoding transcriptional adapter 1 produces MATFVSELEAAKKNLSEALGDNVKQYWANLKLWFKQKISKEEFDLEAHRLLTQDNVHSHNDFLLAILTRCQILVSTPEGAGSLPWTGGSAAKPGKPKGKKKLSSVRQKFDHRFQPQNPLSGAQQFVAKDPQDDDDLKLCSHTMMLPTRGQLEGRMIVTAYEHGLDNVTEEAVSAVVYAVENHLKDILSSVVSRRKAYRLRDGHFKYAFGSNVTPQPYLKNSVVAYNSLIESPPALSAPFAGQNPASHPPPDDAEQQAALLLACSGDTLPASLPPVNMYDLFEALQVHREVIPTHTVYALNIERIIMKLWHPNHEELQQDKVHRQRLAAKEGLLFC; encoded by the exons ATGGCGACCTTTGTGAGCGAGCTGGAGGCGGCGAAGAAGAACTTGAGCGAGGCCCTGGGGGACAACGTGAAACA ATACTGGGCTAACTTAAAGTTGTGGTTCAAGCAGAAGATCAGCAAAGAAGAGTTTGACCTTGAAGCTCATAGACTTCTCACACAGGATAATG TCCACTCTCACAACGATTTCCTCCTGGCTATTCTCACGCGCTGTCAGATTTTGGTGTCTACACCAG AGGGTGCTGGATCTTTACCCTGGACAGGGGGTTCTGCAGCCAAACCTGGAAaaccaaagggaaagaaaaagcttTCTTCTGTTCGTCAGAAATTTGAT CATAGATTCCAGCCTCAGAATCCCCTCTCAGGAGCCCAGCAGTTTGTGGCAAAGGATCCCCAGGATGATGATGACTTGAAACTTTGTTCCCACACAATGATGCTTCCTACTCGGGGTCAGCTTGAAGGGAGGATGATAGTGACTGCTTACGAACACGGGCTGGACAACGTCACTGAAGAAGCTGTCTCAGCTGTGGTCTACGCGGTGGAG AATCACCTTAAAGATATACTGTCATCAGTTGTGTCAAGAAGGAAAGCTTACCGGTTACGTGATGGTCATTTTAAATATGCCTTTGGTAGCAATGTGACCCCACAGCCATACCTGAAGAATAGTGTAGTAGCTTACAACAGCTTAATAGAAAG CCCTCCAGCCCTCTCCGCTCCTTTTGCTGGTCAGAACCCAGCGTCCCACCCGCCCCCTGACGATGCTGAGCAGCAGGCTGCACTCCTGCTGGCGTGCTCGGGGGACACACTGCCCGCGTCTCTGCCTCCAGTGAACATGTACGACCTTTTTGAAGCTTTGCAG GTACACAGGGAAGTCATTCCTACCCATACCGTATATGCTCTCAACATTGAAAGGATCATTATGAAACTCTGGCATCCAAATCATGAAGAGCTGCAGCAAGACAAAGTCCATCGCCAGCGCTTGGCAGCCAAGGAGGGGCTTTTATTCTGCTGA